AATTTGATATTACAAGGAAAGGGCGACTTCATTATGAGGTCGCCTTTATTCGTTTTACCACAATATAATTTACCTAATACTGGAAAACCTCAATCCACCTGTATTTTCATTTACGTAATTTCGTCCGTTGAATTAATCTCTCCTACATCTTTTTCTGTCTCCTTATCCATTCGAATATCTCTCTGGAGAAACCGTATCATAGGCCTAATGAAATAGGAATAATTCAGGCGATTGAAAAGTTGATTTGCAATCTTCGCAAAAACACAGCGCATTCTTCGCAAAAATGGAATGTATTCTTGCGAAGATTGTATTATATTCTTCGCAAGATTGGAAATCGAATTTTAATGCGCTTATTTTCAGATAATTATAAAATATCAGAAAGTTGAGCATTTACTACGTTTCTCTCTTCAATCATTTCTCTTGCAAAGTAGCTTTCTCACATTCCTGTTTGCCTGCCATAGCTTGGGAGTAGGTGTACTTTCGGTTAGAATTTCCACCTCATCTGCAATTCAAGGTCGGTCATTGAAGAGGCATCTATCTGTTGCATTCCTGACGAAATATGGGCGCGGTCGAAATAATGGGTCGTGCCGCATTTCAGAATAAACATCAGATGCTTGCCCACATCGGCACGGGCAAAGAGCGAACAATGGATGCCTTCGCCGTAGAAGACCGGAAAGCTGAAGGAATAGAGCGGTCCCTGCTCGTAGGTATAGAGGCGTGAGGCGAAGTCGTCGGTATGGAAATAACCCAATGCAGCCGACGCTTGAAGCCAAGCGAACGGTTGCCACGTGGCGTGCTCGCTGACCATATAGCCGAAGGAGGCGTCTCCGTAGTTGCTATGGGCGAGGTCTATCTGCGTTTTGCACGACCACGAGGCTTCGGAATAAGCAAAGGCGAATCGTGCCCGTTGCGTGGTTTCGCCCACGAGTTCGGTCTTTTCGGCATTGTCCCTCGTACGGATTTTCAGTCGGTAGCGAGCCGAAAGCGTATAGTTGCCACGATTATAGACGGCAGCTATCAGATTGTCCCACGCATCGCTTGCAATGGAAGCCTGATAGCGGGGCTTTGCGAAGTAGGCATAATCGGTGTAGGCAGTCAGCGAGAGACAGCTATTAACCTTCCAGTTTGCACCCAAGAGCAGACCGTTCTCGTTTTGCGTGCGCCCTCCTTCGCTGAAACTTGCGGCGTGGAGTGAGTAATACCGGTGGCCGTAGAAGCGTTGAATCGCCATCAGCGAAAGCATTTCCGTGGCTTGAAACGAAAGGGAATTGAGCATTGCAATGCTGCCGCTGCCTCTCGTTGCCGTTTCGCCGCTGAAGTTCCACCGATGGTTGATGAACCCGTAGTTCACGCTCACGTTCCAGAAATCGTTTCCCTGTGGATAATAGAGCCGATACTGCTGCGAAGTGTTCGGTCGCAAGGATTTGTAGAAGCGAGTGTAAAGCCCCGTCAGCCCGATATGGAATCCGTTGCCTGCCCACTGAAGATTTCCGCCGGCCGTGGTCTGCGAGGCGTTTCGCTTCTTTTCCATTTCCTTTTCCGTCCGGTGATAGCCCGTTTTCAATATTGTTTGGATGTTTCCATCGTCGTTCAGCGTTGCGTCTATTCGTCTGTACGACGCAAATGCCGTCATATCAATGCGCTTTGAAAGCTGAATGGTTGCCGCTGCACCTTGCAGATAATCGGCTTGCGAGCGTGAGGAATGGGCACGAATGGTGCTGCTCCTTCGCCCGAAAGTGGAGAACATAGCCGTTTTTCCCAAATTGAAGTCGTTGTTTATTACCAGTCCCTCGCCTATTCTTACCTTATAGCATCCTACTGCCAGCGTCTTTATGCTGCCGAGTTTGCGCACCAATGCGTAAAAACTGTAATGGTCGTAGCCCAGAGAGTTTCTGTTGGCGAAGAATGGCTCGCCGGCGTCCTGCGCCCCCACCAATCCCACTTGCAGATAGTCGCCGTAATGGAATTTATAGCGCAGCGAATGCTGATACTTGTAGCCGAGATAGCCGTTTTGGTCGCCTTTCCGTTCATAGAAAGGGAGCTTCGCCGTGAACATAATGCTGTGTTTTCCGTATTTCAATATGTTGCCGATCGATGGGAAATGCGCAGTTTCCTCCGAAGAGACGTAGACGAAATAGCAGAGCAGCTTCCGTCTGTTGGCATCCAGCGATTCGATCATCATCAGTTCGCCCAGCGTTTTCATCCCCCTGTATTGGTACACGTAAGCCTGAATCTCCTCTATCTGCTGTGCCGTAAGGAAAGGAATGCGCTCCAAGTCTTCCCTTGTTGCCGTGTTGAGATTGAGGGGATGCTGCTCCAGTTCGCAGAGAATGTCGAATGCTTCTTCTTTCATCGTGCTGTTTTCGTCGTCCGTCATCACGAGTTCGTCGAAAACTCGCTCCCAAGAGTGCTCTTGCTGTGCGGCGGCAGTTACGGCAATAGCGCAAAGAATGGATATTATTATGGTGCGTTTCATAATGTCAGATTTCTTTTTCGTTTACATTTCAGTTAATTGCAAATATAGCTTATCTTGCGCAGAAAAACAAACAAAAAGACAAATTAATATTAAAAAAGAAGAGTGGTTCGGAAATAATAATTATTTTTGCTGCTGATATGCGATTCAACAGAATATTTCTTGCAGTAGGTTTTTCCGTCATTTCCGTTGCAATGACGGCACAGGAACGTATCAATCCAGAGGACAGAGTGGTTGATATGGACTCTCCGACGTTCGTCCCGATGGTGCAGATTGGCAAGACGAAGGTGGGGAACGACAGCATACAATACGTGAAAACGAACAAGATATACATCTTTCCACAGCTCGAATTCAAGAACGAAAAGCAGAAACAAGCCTATAACCGATTGGTTTACAACATAAAGAAGGTGTTGCCCATAGCGAAGGAATGCAATGAAATTATTCTTGAAACAGGCGCATATCTTGAGACGCTGCCGACCAAGAAGGAGCGCGAGGCGCATATGAAACTCGTGGAAAAGAGCATCAAGGAGGAGTACACGCCCCGAATGAAAAAACTCACTTATTCTCAGGGAAAGCTGCTCATAAAACTCATCGACCGCGAAACCAGCTCCACGGGCTACGAGTTGGTGCAGGCATTCCTCGGTCCGGTGCGCGCAGGATTCTATCAGGCGTTTGCCGTTCTCTTCGGTGCAAGCCTCAAGAAAAGGTATAATCCCCAAGGAGCCGACAAGCTGACGGAGCGAATTGTGTTGCAGGTGGAGGCGGGACAGTTGTAGAACAGCAATGCACTCTTGCCCGAATCCGGGATAAACTATATTTCTAAACTTACCATTTGTTCTCTTGCAGCTATGAGTTCAAACTAAGTTGGCTTACCTTCTTAGCCATTTATCCAGACCGTTTATAAATCATTAAACATTGATCGATTTAAAACAGCTTCCCTGTCTTTACAAGAGTGGGAAGCAAATATCACGTAATATTCTTTCAAATATCACGTGATATTCTGCAACCTATCAAATAAATAAGGTGGAAAACTCGTCGTTTTCCACCTTATTATATATGTAGATTTGGTATAAGCGAACAAGCATTTCGGTTCTTTATTCTATTTCCAACAGTTCATTATAGAAGTCGAGATAGTCCGTTGCTATCTTTTTGGGCGAGAAACGGGCGATTACATCCTCTCTGATGGCAGCGGCATCGTATTCGGTCTGCAATGCCTTTCGGATGCCTTTTTCCAACGCATCAACGGTGAAATCATCGCAGCGAATGCCGTTGACGGGCGTAATAAGTTCGGATGTGCCGCTGCAAGGGAAGGCGATTACGGGCAATCCACACGCCATTGCCTCGATAGGGGCTTGCGCAAAGTTCTCCTTAAAACTGGGCATACAGAAGTAATCGGCAGCCGAAAGCACCCACGACATAGCCTCCTGATCGGATATTCGGCCTACTTCCATCACGTTGGGCCATACCATTTTGCTTCTGTTCTTGCCGATTGCCAGTATCTTATAGCTTGCGTCTATGCACAGAAGAGCTTCCGAAAGTACGGAAAGTCCCTTGAGAGGGTCGTGGATGTTACAGGCGCAGAAGGCGAAAACCTTTTCGTCTTCCGATAGTCCGAGCCGTTTTCTCGCTTCCGATTTCGGGCGTGGTTGGTATTCTTCGTGCTCCACGAGGTTGTAGATGATTCGCTTCCTTGCTAAGTCTATCATTTCGTGCTTGCCGAAAAGGTCATAGATCATATTTGAAAGGAAGACTACGCCGAGGCGTTTTACCTTCTTCAGTTGCTCGAGCTTCATATTGTAATACTTGCGTTCCAAGGGATTGTCGGCCAGTCGCTGCTGTTCTATGTTCGCCAGTCCGTAGAGAAGGTTCTGGTCGTGGAGCGTGCAGACGATGGGCTTGTCCTTGAAATAGTCGAAAAAGGTTCTGTAATCAAGGAATCCTCCCACCCAGTGCAGGTGGATGATGTCGGCTTCTCTGATTACTTTCAGGCTCGTGAGGTCTATCGGCGACACCGGAAGCGTGTAGACGGCATTGTGTTTCTTTGCCAATGCCCTGCAAGCGTTGAGGTCGTCGTGTATGTAGAACAGTTTCTTCGTCTTGTGAAGAACGCTGTGGAGAAAGTATTTCATTCCTCCATATTCGGTTATGAAACCGTCGTTGTGCTTCTTGCGCAGCACCACCATCCGGCTGTCGAGCCCCAATGCCCGCTGCGCCTTGCAGATTCTGTAAGCGCAGAGACCTGCGCCGTTGAAGTCTGCCATACTGATATGAACTATCTTCATACGTGGTTAATGGTTTATGTAAGTCTTGTCTATGTTATATTCCCGGGATGAACTGCCGCCAGAAGGCTATGCGTGGTGCTTTGTTGAAACCGTGGCACGCCATCGGCAACTGATGCTTGTTGAGCTGATAGGAGAGTTCCGGCTTCAAGTCGAACGAGAAAGTCAGTGCCTCCTCCACGGAAGGAACGTGCAGTTTTGGCACCAATGCCCAGAAAAGGTCCTCGTTGTGCAGGTCGTCGGTCTGACTGTTGAAATAATTTATCTCGTCGGCATACTGGATGCACGCCTCTCTGAAGGTCTGAACTTTGCGGAGACAGAGTCCTCCGTTGCCTATCTTGCCGAACATCTGGCAGTGCAGTATTCTGTTTTGGGGCTTCAGCAGCATCTTCAGTTTCAGATACTGTTTCAGCGGGAATCGCGTGTATCGGGGACGGGTGGGCCACGGCGCAGCCACAAGGTCGTAGCCCTTGCCGCACCACGCCGCGAGTTCGTTTCGGAAGATCCACGCATCTACGTGGCAGATAAATATGTATTGATATTCGGAAAAGAGTTCGTAGAATTTCTCCGACATCATCATTGCATTGTAGCCCTGTATTCCTCGCTTCGTTCCCAACCAGTCATCGCTGACGCTCATCACTTCGGCATCGGGATATTGTGCGTGGATGGCACTCACGTCTACGCTTTCGGGCTTCAGGAATGCCACGGGAAAGCCTTTCAGCAACTTCATATTGTTGTCGAGAGCAGCCTGTTCAAAGCCGCGCAACGTGGGCGTATAAATGGGAATAATGACTTTAACTAAGTTCATTTCTTCTTCTGTGGTGGATTAATTCTTCATTTCTCGCTTGCCGAGTTTCTCTGCAATGCCGTCGTAATAAGCACGATGGAGCATCATCAGGTCTTTCATTTGCCAAGCTTTGGTAAACGGCATCGTGAGAATGGCGGGAACAACGTAGCCCATTGCGCCGATCCAACTGCGCAGATAGCGCACGCCCCAGTTCTTTCCGTAGTGATGGTTCATATAGGCTTCGTTGCGAACCTGATAGAAACGCTTCCATTTTTTCTTCTGATTGCGTGTCGTCCACGAATCGTTGGAAAAGAATTTGTGCTTGTCCATCAGTGCGTCCGGCACGTAAAGCAGACGGAATCCCGCCAGATGGGCACGAAGACAGTAGTCCGTATCATCGCAGAAGATGAAGAATTCCTTGTTGGGAAATCCTATTTTTTCCACCACTTCGCGGCTGATGAAGGGTCCTTCAAAGTCGCAGCCTACTATTTCCGTCGGTTCGGTTTCCGTACCGTTGAGTTTCTTTCCGTGCATACTTCCGATTGGATTCGTGAAGTTGAACTGACGGAACTCGTGCGTGAACACGCTGCCCTCCATCATTCTGCGGGGACTTAGTATGCTCAATGGCTGCCCGCCGTCGGCAGCAACGTTTACTTCCACCTGTGCGAGCAGCCTGTCCAAGCAGTCTTCGCGTGGGAAAACATCGTCGTCCATACACCAAAGCCAGTCTGCACCGTCTTCGTATGCAGCCTTAATGCCGGTATAGAATCCTCCTGATCCACCTACGTTGTCCTGATGAATCACGGTAAGGTCGGCTTGTTCGTCGAGCCACTTATCGGTTCCGTCGGTGCTGCCATTGTTCACCACGAGGATGTCCGACAGTCGGGCTTGCTTCCGTAAGCAGTCAATGCCTTTCTTCAGCAGCTCCAAACGGTTGTAAGTAACTACAATAGCTGTTATTTTCATATCTTTAAAAGATTAGTTTTTCTGCTTTCTGAGCACCTTTCCGTCCACTACTTCCCAGTTGCGGTCGAACTCCTCGCGCGTTCTCTTCCATCTGTTATGGCTCCACAGATAGCAGACCGGGTCGCGCCTGATGGTTTTTTCCAGCATTCTGAAGTAGATATCGGTAAGTTCAAATTCTTCAGCTTCCTTCGGGTTGAGCATCATCAGCTTCATCTCGCACTCATAGTAGCCACGCTTCACTCGGCGCACATCGCCGTAAAAGCACGCCTGACGCGTGTGCTTTACGATGCGCTCGGCTCCCGTCAGTACAGGAGTGTCGTGATGAAGGAAGTCCACCCAGTGATGAATGTTCCACCACAGCGGCACCTGATCGGCTATGTAGCCCACAACCAACGACTTATTGCCGCGCTTGAACTCGAGAATCTTGCGCAGCGATTCCTGCATCGGGATGCAGAGAGCGTTCTGTCGCTCGCGTACATACTTGAAGAGCTTGTCGAAATACTCATTCTCCAACGGATGATACAGCTCGCAGCACTGCACGTGTTCGGGAATCCAGTAGGGAAGGGACGTTATCCACTCCCAATTACAGTAGTGTCCGAGATAGATGGCGCAGGATTCGCCATTGTTCAGCACCTCATTGAACTGCTCCATACCCGTGAATCTCATTCGTTTGCGCAGCGATGAGGGCGACATCGTCATCAGTTTGATGGTCTCCACGAGATAATCGCAGAACCAATGATAGAAACCTTTCTCCAAATCGCGCAGCTCCTTCTCGCTCTTCTCGGGAAAACTCTCCGTGAGATTCTTCCATATTACCCTGTGGCGATACTTCACTACCCTTGCCACGAGCAGATAGAGGAAATCAGATAGCAGATAAAGCACCGGGAATGGCAGCAGCGACATCAGATACCAGAAGCCGTAAGCCAGTCCGTAAGCCATATAATTGAATACTTTCTTCATTAAAAGCAGATTATATACAATATATTGCACAAAGATATTAAAAAACTTTCGGATTGTGGCAGATACGGCAGTGCAAATTCATCATTGCAGCCTCGGAACGCATTAACAGCCTCTTTGTTTTGCGTTGATCGGCATTTTTCCATCCACAATAAGCGTTAATAGACGTGAAACGAGAATATATCGCCGGCGATATATGTTAAAATGAAGTTAAACGAAAGTTATATCGCTTGCGATATTAACTATTTTGCTTACCTTTGCATCGTCAATCAGAAATGATTCGACAGTGAAACGCAAACAACAACACGAAATATACAATTTTAAGAAACTACAATTATGGATGCAAAGAAATCAATCGAGGCTTTACAGTTCTTCACAACAGGTTTGACAAACGGTGCTTTCGCACACTTGGTACAGGGCAAGCACTTTGAGGCTTTGGGTTTCAGCAAGCTCGCTGAAAAGTATATCGGGCACTATAATGAGGAGATGGAATGGGTAAAGAAGTTCATTACCCGCATCAACGACCTTGGCGGCACGGTGAAGATTGAGAATCAGGAAGGCCGCGAACTTGTTAAGGATCCCGTGGAATACGTGAAAGCAGACCTTGCCATTCAGGAAAAGGGCATTGAACTTCTTTACAAATGCGTTGCAGACCTGAAGGATGACCCCACGACATACGACATTCTCAAGGCTTATCTCGCCGATGAGGAGGAAGACCTCTATTGGAGTCAGGGCGCATTGGAGATGATTGAAATGATCGGCCGTGAGAATTGGTTGGTAAAACAGCTTTAATCTTTTAGGTATTAATGAATTGAAAACGGGCTGAACCCCATTCAGGACGACAAAATAATAATATTAACGTAAAGGAACCGAGGGGCATACGGTTGAAAAACTTGCTCCATAAGTTCTGCAAAATATCAAACAAAACAAAATTATGGCAACAGTTTATGATTTCAACTTGAAGAATAAGAAGGGTGGCGAAGTGAGCCTTTCAGAGTATAAGGGCAAAGTTCTCCTCGTCGTGAACACGGCGACAGGCTGCGGATTTACACCACAGTACGAGGAATTGGAGGCTATCTACAAGCGGCTGAAGGAAAAAGGATTGGAAATCCTCGATGTTCCTTGCGACCAGTTCGGCCATCAGGCACCCGGTTCCGACGAAGAGATAGCAGAGTTCTGCACAATGAAGTTTGGAACAGACTTTCCACAGTTCCAGAAGAGCGATGTGAACGGTGCCAACGAATTGCCTCTCTACACTTGGCTGAAGGGTCAGAAGGGCTACGCTGGTGGTGCTTACGACGACAAGCTCGCAGCCGTGATGGAGAAACTCTACAATGAGAGCAACCCGGAACCACGCAAGCAGGACGATATTCAGTGGAACTTCACCAAGTTCGTTGTCAATCGTGAGGGAGAGGTAGTAGCTCGTTTCGAGCCTACGGTGGCATTGAAGGAAGTGGAAAGCTGCATCGAGACCCTGCTCTGATCCCCTCATTCAGATATTAGAACAGAAAAAGCAAGGCAGAAGAATGCGAGAACAAAAGGGCTTAGTACAATAGATAACCAATCCATTCAATGTACTTCCCTGCCCCTTGTACTCTTGTTCTTCTGCCTTTATTCGTGTCCGAAGGCGCGGAAATGGCAATCAGTCCCATCCTCCGGACCAATGGAATAAATACATTATACTTATGTCATACGATCAACTGAAGCTGGAAAATCAGCTCTGTTTCCGTCTCTACACGGCAAGCAGACTGATAACGCAAGGCTACGAACCGTTTCTGAAAAAATTAGGCATCACTTACACGCAGTATCTGGTGCTCCTCGTGCTGTGGGAGAAAGACGACCAGCCCGTGAACGACATCGGAAAGAAACTCCTTCTGGGCATCAACACCACCTCGCCGCTCGTCAAGCGTATGGAGAAACTGGGACTTGTGGCGCGCCACGACAGCGAAACCGACCGGCGGCAGCAGTTCGTCTACCTGACGCAGAAAGGAAAAGACTTGCAGAAAGAAGCGGCAAAGATTCCCAACTGTATGGGCGAAACGCTCTGTGAGTGTGGGATTGACATAAGTTCATTGACGCAAATGATTCCCGTCTTGGACGATTTCATCAGCAAGATGAAGGATAAGGAGTGAATCAAATTGTAAATATTATTGACGGAAAAACGATGCCTGAAAATTTTCAATCCAGAGTTTGAAAGCCAATAATCCAACGATTTCCTCCTCGTTTTCCCATACTCATTTCTCAATTCTCCGAAGACCGTTTTGCATTTTTGCGAAGAATGCAAATCATTCTTGCGAAGAACGCAGTGCAATCTTCGCAAGAATGGATTGCCGGCTTGCGAAGAATGAAAGGCAGAATCTTGTTATATTTCTCTTATTTTCAGGTCGTTTTGCGAACAATATCGTTTCTTTGGCAGTATGTCAAATAGTATAAAATTGATAATTCACTGTTAGTCAGATTGTTATAATCCTGCTCATAATTCGCGTATTTGAAAATAAAAAATCCTTTGTTCAAAATAAACGAATTATGAAGAGGGGGTTGTCAAGATAATTCACAGCAAGCAGGGAGTTTGAACATAATGCAGTCATAACTTATTTGTGCAGGAATCTAAATACTTTCTTTGCGCTATCAATAAAAAATGTCAGGATTCTATGATGGCGAATCCTGACATTTCTCTTATGTTTTATTTGTAGATGCCTTACTTGCTGCACGGCACTCTGTCTGACACCCATACGTGCTTCAACAACGTTTACCACGTAGTCGCCGAGCTTTTCACATTCCTGAATGATGTCCATATACATCGTGCCGATGGCATAAGTGTATTTATGGTCGTTCACGTCGGCGATGTTCTGCGTGCGGAGCTGGTTGCGATAGCTGTTGATTTCGTTCTCCACGTTGAACGAATGGTTGATGTTGTTCTCGTGCTTGTGCCCTACAAGTATATTGTTCATCTGCGTAAGGGCATCGTCAGTAAGTTCAAACATCTGGAAGATGTGGTTGTACTGGTCTTCCGTAAAGTCTTCCTTAGCCGTGATACGACGATTCTGAGTGCGTGCAATGTTGTAGCAGGCATCGCCGATACTCTCCAATT
The Prevotella sp. HUN102 genome window above contains:
- a CDS encoding helix-hairpin-helix domain-containing protein gives rise to the protein MKRTIIISILCAIAVTAAAQQEHSWERVFDELVMTDDENSTMKEEAFDILCELEQHPLNLNTATREDLERIPFLTAQQIEEIQAYVYQYRGMKTLGELMMIESLDANRRKLLCYFVYVSSEETAHFPSIGNILKYGKHSIMFTAKLPFYERKGDQNGYLGYKYQHSLRYKFHYGDYLQVGLVGAQDAGEPFFANRNSLGYDHYSFYALVRKLGSIKTLAVGCYKVRIGEGLVINNDFNLGKTAMFSTFGRRSSTIRAHSSRSQADYLQGAAATIQLSKRIDMTAFASYRRIDATLNDDGNIQTILKTGYHRTEKEMEKKRNASQTTAGGNLQWAGNGFHIGLTGLYTRFYKSLRPNTSQQYRLYYPQGNDFWNVSVNYGFINHRWNFSGETATRGSGSIAMLNSLSFQATEMLSLMAIQRFYGHRYYSLHAASFSEGGRTQNENGLLLGANWKVNSCLSLTAYTDYAYFAKPRYQASIASDAWDNLIAAVYNRGNYTLSARYRLKIRTRDNAEKTELVGETTQRARFAFAYSEASWSCKTQIDLAHSNYGDASFGYMVSEHATWQPFAWLQASAALGYFHTDDFASRLYTYEQGPLYSFSFPVFYGEGIHCSLFARADVGKHLMFILKCGTTHYFDRAHISSGMQQIDASSMTDLELQMRWKF
- a CDS encoding DUF4294 domain-containing protein: MRFNRIFLAVGFSVISVAMTAQERINPEDRVVDMDSPTFVPMVQIGKTKVGNDSIQYVKTNKIYIFPQLEFKNEKQKQAYNRLVYNIKKVLPIAKECNEIILETGAYLETLPTKKEREAHMKLVEKSIKEEYTPRMKKLTYSQGKLLIKLIDRETSSTGYELVQAFLGPVRAGFYQAFAVLFGASLKKRYNPQGADKLTERIVLQVEAGQL
- a CDS encoding glycosyltransferase, with the translated sequence MKIVHISMADFNGAGLCAYRICKAQRALGLDSRMVVLRKKHNDGFITEYGGMKYFLHSVLHKTKKLFYIHDDLNACRALAKKHNAVYTLPVSPIDLTSLKVIREADIIHLHWVGGFLDYRTFFDYFKDKPIVCTLHDQNLLYGLANIEQQRLADNPLERKYYNMKLEQLKKVKRLGVVFLSNMIYDLFGKHEMIDLARKRIIYNLVEHEEYQPRPKSEARKRLGLSEDEKVFAFCACNIHDPLKGLSVLSEALLCIDASYKILAIGKNRSKMVWPNVMEVGRISDQEAMSWVLSAADYFCMPSFKENFAQAPIEAMACGLPVIAFPCSGTSELITPVNGIRCDDFTVDALEKGIRKALQTEYDAAAIREDVIARFSPKKIATDYLDFYNELLEIE
- a CDS encoding DUF5672 family protein; this encodes MNLVKVIIPIYTPTLRGFEQAALDNNMKLLKGFPVAFLKPESVDVSAIHAQYPDAEVMSVSDDWLGTKRGIQGYNAMMMSEKFYELFSEYQYIFICHVDAWIFRNELAAWCGKGYDLVAAPWPTRPRYTRFPLKQYLKLKMLLKPQNRILHCQMFGKIGNGGLCLRKVQTFREACIQYADEINYFNSQTDDLHNEDLFWALVPKLHVPSVEEALTFSFDLKPELSYQLNKHQLPMACHGFNKAPRIAFWRQFIPGI
- a CDS encoding glycosyltransferase family 2 protein is translated as MKITAIVVTYNRLELLKKGIDCLRKQARLSDILVVNNGSTDGTDKWLDEQADLTVIHQDNVGGSGGFYTGIKAAYEDGADWLWCMDDDVFPREDCLDRLLAQVEVNVAADGGQPLSILSPRRMMEGSVFTHEFRQFNFTNPIGSMHGKKLNGTETEPTEIVGCDFEGPFISREVVEKIGFPNKEFFIFCDDTDYCLRAHLAGFRLLYVPDALMDKHKFFSNDSWTTRNQKKKWKRFYQVRNEAYMNHHYGKNWGVRYLRSWIGAMGYVVPAILTMPFTKAWQMKDLMMLHRAYYDGIAEKLGKREMKN
- a CDS encoding lysophospholipid acyltransferase family protein gives rise to the protein MKKVFNYMAYGLAYGFWYLMSLLPFPVLYLLSDFLYLLVARVVKYRHRVIWKNLTESFPEKSEKELRDLEKGFYHWFCDYLVETIKLMTMSPSSLRKRMRFTGMEQFNEVLNNGESCAIYLGHYCNWEWITSLPYWIPEHVQCCELYHPLENEYFDKLFKYVRERQNALCIPMQESLRKILEFKRGNKSLVVGYIADQVPLWWNIHHWVDFLHHDTPVLTGAERIVKHTRQACFYGDVRRVKRGYYECEMKLMMLNPKEAEEFELTDIYFRMLEKTIRRDPVCYLWSHNRWKRTREEFDRNWEVVDGKVLRKQKN
- a CDS encoding bacterioferritin, whose product is MDAKKSIEALQFFTTGLTNGAFAHLVQGKHFEALGFSKLAEKYIGHYNEEMEWVKKFITRINDLGGTVKIENQEGRELVKDPVEYVKADLAIQEKGIELLYKCVADLKDDPTTYDILKAYLADEEEDLYWSQGALEMIEMIGRENWLVKQL
- a CDS encoding glutathione peroxidase; the protein is MATVYDFNLKNKKGGEVSLSEYKGKVLLVVNTATGCGFTPQYEELEAIYKRLKEKGLEILDVPCDQFGHQAPGSDEEIAEFCTMKFGTDFPQFQKSDVNGANELPLYTWLKGQKGYAGGAYDDKLAAVMEKLYNESNPEPRKQDDIQWNFTKFVVNREGEVVARFEPTVALKEVESCIETLL
- a CDS encoding MarR family winged helix-turn-helix transcriptional regulator; translation: MSYDQLKLENQLCFRLYTASRLITQGYEPFLKKLGITYTQYLVLLVLWEKDDQPVNDIGKKLLLGINTTSPLVKRMEKLGLVARHDSETDRRQQFVYLTQKGKDLQKEAAKIPNCMGETLCECGIDISSLTQMIPVLDDFISKMKDKE